The following nucleotide sequence is from Oncorhynchus tshawytscha isolate Ot180627B unplaced genomic scaffold, Otsh_v2.0 Un_contig_10417_pilon_pilon, whole genome shotgun sequence.
GTAAATACCAAACTGTTTACATGGAGTAAATACCAAACTGTTTACATGGAGTAAATACCAAACTGTTTACGTGGAGTTTTACGTGGAGTAAATACCAAACTGTTTACGTGGAGTCCAAAAATTCCAAACTGTTTACGTGGAGTAAATACCAAACTGTTTACGTGGAGTAAATACCAAACTGTTTACGTGGAGTAAATTCCAAACTGTTTACGTGGAGTAAATACCAAACTGTTTACGTGGAGTAAATACCAAACTGTTTACGTGGAGTAAATACGTGGAGTAAATACCAAACCAAACTGTTTACGTGGAGTAAATACCAAACTGTTTACATGGAGTAAATACCAAACTGTTTACGCATATTAGTGTATCAGTCAAGTCACAAGGGGCCCTATTCAATAAAAAACTGTTTCCATGTTTCCAGGATTAGCtacatgctacatgctacatgctacatgAATGTCCAAACTATAAACATTATTCTGCTTGGTACATGAATCCAAACTGTACCAGAACACCCCAAAGACCTGGTAATAGGATTTGATTGAATAGTGTCAAGGATACAGTATGAGGAAAAAGCAACTAATTGAGGTTCAGTGCAGATAAACAGATCCAGCCATAGTGATGCACTCTGGGAAATGAAGTCTCATCCAAGCCCCATGTTCACCAACTCtgatagtttattttattttattaaaccaggtaagttgactgagaacacattctcagcaacaagctggggaatagttacaagggatgaatgagccaattgtaaactggggatgattaggtgtgAGTGCTAGATTGGGaagggtagcctattggttagagtgatggactagtaaccgaaaggttacaagttcaaatccccgagcttacaaggtacaaatctgtcgttctgcccctgaacaaggcagttaacccactaggctgtcattgtaaataagaatttgttcttaactgacttgcctagttaactaaaataaaaatgccagggttaacacccctactcttccaAAAAGTGCCATGGGATCTGTAGTGACCACAAAgtgtcaggacacctgtttaacatcacatccaaaagacagcaccctacacaatctaatatttttttagaccagaggaaagggtgcctcctactggccctccaacactagttccagcagcatctggtctcccatccagggactgaccaggaccaactctgcttagcatcagaagcaagccagcagtgggatgcaaggTCGTATGCTACCAGTCCGGTAGTGGAGAACTACATGATTTGCGGGGTGTAGTTTCAATTAAATCAATCAAAATCGTGATAATATATTGAAGAGGTGTTTTGGCTGGAACAAAAGCATGCACACCTGCACACTTGACCCAGAGCACTACAATGCTATAATGGCATATCACTGgcatttaggtgtgtgtgtgtgtgtatacatctgGATGTGTGATGCCTAAACACTTGAACCCACTCATTGTAGGCCTACCTTGAGATTACATGATCATCGTGATATTTACATAATAGCCAAAATGTCACCAGGACGTCATGTATTACAGAAATCAATAGTCAGCAGCTTAGGTCGTGTCATTGTTGTAAAGGTTACAAATGAGTACAGGGAAATACACTTGCCCCTTTGAACTAACAAGAGCTCTTCTGTAGCCTACACGTTATGTGTTTAACGGTTAACGTTGATCCCTTTAAAGCCCACATATTTTCCTTCAGTGAAGTCTTCTATCACCTGTCAGAAGCGGAACATGCGCGTTTGAGagcgcagggagagagggagaggatgtggTGTAGTAGGATAGAACTGAAGACAGACCCGCACGGAAAACCGTCGTCCATCGACAGAAGAGATGCGCGATATCAACACAGAActgagagaacgagggagagggcGATGTAAAGATGGAGAAATAATTTGAGATGCACGCAGAGTCGAGGGGGGTCGTTTTCACCGCTTTTCACCACGTTCTTTGGAGCTAGAAACGCAGAGCGTCGCGTCGAAATCGAAACGGGGGGCGGCGGGAGGGGGCCATCATGGGGAACGAAGCGAGCCTCGAAGGCGGCGAAGGGGTGCTTGCTGGATTACCGGAGGGGCTCGCACCGGACGGGAAAGGAGGCTTCATTCGGACCTCCACGGGGGCACAGGTGGACCTGAGCCAACTCAGCGAGGATGACAGAAAGCAACTCGCCGCGGCTATGTCAAGGGCGCAAGCCAACAAGCCCGGGGGCGCGCCCGCTCGAAGGCAGGATTTTACTGGCATTTTTGTGCACTTTAAAATGTCCACTCCTCTCCGTACCCCGTCATTTAACGGGCCTATTCACGAAAGAGAACGAAAGGCGTGTGTTTGTGCCGTGTTTTGATTAGGCAGAGCACTGCAGCTTGTCAGCAGTGTATCACTATGAATGCACAGGAAAGGAGAATGCATGTTCACACCCATTCACATTTACCATGGGGATAGATGATACCATTCAAAAATGGGATAGGTGGTTATTGTTATTGACATTTACAAAGATAGTCTTGAAGCATTGATAGCCATAAGACCAATGCTGTTTTTACCATCAATTGTTAATTCGCTTAATTTATTAATTTAAAGCATCTGGTAAAATGCTGGACAATTTGTCAGTTCGTTTACAATACCGCATCAGATCAAATATTAGAATGCACTAAATGGTATGATACTGAAATAATCTCATGTAACAATTATTTGCATGCGAATTACTGCGTAAATCGTTTAATTGTGCCATTATCAAAGGATAGCCGCTGTAAAATCGGTGGTAAGACGCCAGGGTTTGTAAAGAAACGAAATGCCTCCTGGGTAAAAATTACTCTGTCAAGCCACTGTATTTTTCCCCACGAAGGACGCTATCATCCCAAACAAATAGCCTCTCCACTCACGGTGCCAACATTGTATATCACCATTCCAATGTTGTCAATTATATATCATAACCTACTCGTATTTACATAGCTTCTATTGCAAATATATGTCAAGAGTCGATATTCAGGCCGACGCTGGCTGTGTGTCCCCTATTGACCAACAATTCTCACCAGTATATCATTAACATATACATTGGCACACGATACACGTTATCACAAATTCCTTATCACTAATTCGCTCTGTTGGTGAGAGCAGTTATTATTACCCAAGCCAGAATAGGGGGAGGGGATACATACATATTAATGTGGCTATATATAGAACAGCGATCGCAAATGTCATCACAGTCATTGATTTCCCCTTATTGCATCTTGAAAGTCGGTTTTGAATTTCATTTTGTAAATGGAAAGACATCGAACATCTTGTGGAAGGAAGCGCTTTAGCCAAGCGGATGAGCGGTCTGTCTGTGAGCTAGTTGCtttccatggtgctgaaaccaACAGTTGCCAATAGCAGAACTGGCGGGCTGTTTTTGACAcataaaggaaaactccacccaaaaacgatattttggtatttgtttcattagtctatTGTTGACATAgtgccaaaatgttttgcttgtcagcaatcaagtttttttcaagatatgtaactttcaaagtACAGAAATCATCCACaaatgatgcattttgcatcatatgatgctgcgttttgcataatttctgtattttgaaagttacataacTTGATTTCTGACAAGCAAAATATGTTGAGTCTATgacaacaatggactaatgaaacaaataccaaaagatagttttggGGTTTTTGAGTTTTCCTTTTAAACACCAATTAGCTTATGGTCTGTTGGCCTCAAGTAGCAAGCTATTTCTCTCTGTAATTCATGCTTTACCTTCAGGTCAAATTCACACTGACGCTTCACTGTTCCAAACCTGAACCGCTTGATCTTATTTCATGCTCGGCATTGATCTATCTATCATCTACGTGATAGGTTCAATCTCAGTTGATGAGTAGCAGGGTTGCACCTGACAGCAGTGTAGGCTAGGCTGTCTATACCGCCTCTCAGCTCGATCTAATAATGCCATCTCATCTTACCCCATTGagctgtctctcactctctctcctatatctccATGATCTCTCAACTGTAGATGTCATTCAGAGCTATTCACTTTCCCATCAGCACTAGCCTAGGGCTGGTAGTATGCTTGCTTTGTGCTCGCTGTGCCGATGATAGGTCTATGTCCAATGGCTTTGGGGTGAAAGGTTAGCTTGTTGTTCATCATTGAGCATTTAGCATACAGTATTGCTCAATACCCCCAAAGAGCCACATCTCATGTAGGCCTTAGTAGTTAAGTAGGATGTTATTACAACACATCATACCAGATTGTTGAGATGTCTGTAGAATTTGAGTGATGAGTTGTCATATAACAATTATCATTCTTAATGATTTGGTTGTTTGGAAGATCTGTTTATCTGGGATAcatatgtgtctgtatgtgtgttgaaTGATATATTTAGGAGCTCTTCTGCGGCGATGGTGATCATGAGTGTTTAATTAGTCTCATCTCTAAGTTTGGCAACCGGCAAATATCAGCCATTTGATAGTGTAAAGTAGCTtccctccttgtctcctctccttcctcttcgcTGATCTGAAAATGCAACAACATGGTGGAAGCCTATGGCAATTTGCTTTCACCTTTCCAGCTCTGTCACATCAGTACAGATTAAGGAAAGGAGGAAATGAAAGGAAGTCACAGAGTATTGAAATGTATACACATCATCTATTTCCATTTGTACTGCCAAATGACtcttctttgtttgtttgtttgtttgtttctcacactctctctctcaggccctCGGAGGCAGATGTTCAGCAGCGGCCCCAGCAGCCAGGAGTTGGACCCTCTGTTCGGCTTAGCAAGAGTCGCACCGTAGATGCGTTTGGAGAGGGCCCCACTGGCAGGCCGGCCCCTGGCCGCAGTCCCTCGTCCCTCAGCCTCTTAGAGTCCCGATTCAGGCAGGAGCCTAAGGACCCAGAGAAGAAAACAGGCATGTTTGGCTCCAGCTTCCTGAGTGGGGCCAACCCACTTAATGCTGTCTCGTCTATGACCTCCCAGGTGTCCTCGGGAATGTCCTCAATGTCCTCCGAGGTCACCTCCATGGGCTCCGGGGTCAACATGCCCTCATTTGGCCTGTTTGACAAGGAAGAAAAGCCTGGAGAGAAGCCCCAAGGTGGGCCCCCAGGGCCAGGCAGCAAGGGCCCCCAGCAGGGGGGGCCAAGACCCCCTGGCCCCGGACAAGGGCCCAGACCCCCTGGGCAGCAAGGGCCCAGACCCACTGGTCAAGGACCCCTTGGGCAGCAAGGGCCCAGAACCCCTGGCCCCGGACAAGGGCCCAGACCCCCTGGGCAGCAAGGGCCCAGACCCGCTGGTCAAGGACCCCCTGGGCAGCAAGGGCCCAGAACCCTGGCCCCGGACAAGGGCCCAGACCCCCGGGCAGCAAGGGCCCAGACCACCTGGTCAAGGACCCCCTGGCCAGCAAGGACCCAGACCCCCTGTCTCCGGACAAGGGCCCCCTGGGCAGCAAGGGCCCAGACCACCTGGTCAAGTCCCCCCTGGGCAGCAAGGACCTAGACCCCCTGGCCCCGGTCAAGGGCCCCCTGGGCAGCAAGGACCCCCTGGCCCCGGTGCACAGTCAGGCGGGCCAGCTAAAGCTGGGGGTCCCCCTGGTCCACAAGGCCCTGGTAAACCACCTGGAGGTGGGTTGTGTCCGCTGTGCAAGAGTACCCAGCTCAACGTGGGCTCCAAGGAGCCGCCCAACTTCAGCAACTGTACCATGTGTAAGAACCAGGTGTGCAGCCTATGTGGATTCAGCCCCCCAGACTCGGAGGTAAGAGAATGCCCCTCTCTCTAGCTTGCTTtcttcctatctctctttctcctgttctcTGGTATATATTTATagtaccctttctctctctctccaccgtaTTTCCATTTTCCCACACTTCCTTTGtcgctgttcctctctctctctcgctctctcgcttacccttaaaatgtatttgtactgTAGTTTGTGCTGACTGAGGGTCTATTATATGGTGTTTTTTCACATCACATTCTGTCTCAGATGTATCAGACACTTCATTCAATTAAATGTCTACTAACGTATGCCTTGAATTAGTTTCAGTTTtcggtttctgtttctgtttattAGTACAAAATTCACCCAGCATGTCTAAATGTCTAAATGACATTTCAACTTCACAAGAGAAGCACAGTACACCATTACAGTACAAAATATACATAAAAAAAGGTGAATCAATCAAAACCAACAGTTAATTCTCATATCTAAAGAAGCCGAGCGATAGTTTTTAAGCATTGGCATTTTTAGCATTAGCATTTTTAGCATGAGCTTTTCAGCATGAGCTTTTAGCATGAGCTTTTCAGCATGAGCTTTTCAGCATGAGCTTTTCAGCATGAGCTTTTCAGCATGAGCTTTTCAGCATTAGCCTTTAAGCATTTAGCGTTCCAGAGATGCCCATGCAGTCAGGCCTAGCTCTGGAAATGCCCCTCATATTAACGCCACACAGCTTGAGGAACAGAGGGGCCATATGGACAGTGGGGAAGCTATCAAGGTGACTCATGTCATGGGCACAGGAAGCCTCCAACCACCGGCCAATGTCAGGTTTCAGTaaccaaccacccgagccatgcaCCCCCGAGGCATGATGCCTGTTGAAACTGAGGGGGGCAGGTGATCTGATAGTTATCCATATAAGGTATTTATTATagatatacagaaaatacaatacaaataatgAATTCAATGATTTGGTCATCagtgcccctctcaaaaaataaTATCTTTGCACACGCTATCAGATAAAACAGCAGAATCACAAAGTGGTCATATTTTGCATCTCTTTTTCTGGGGGTAGAATTATTGAGCATGGTAATCACAAAGAGGGAACGGAAATGTGAGTGTTGTTCTATGCAAGAAGACACTGAAAGTAACCATGTCAATATTGTCCTCTTTTGTAGGGTTTCTTGTTGTAGACAATGGTAACCAAGGCCATGTCCTGTGTAGTGAACAAAAACATTACACTGTAGCTAAGCTAGTTGTCAGGATATGTGACGAAACTCCATCTTTAGAACAAACAGACAGTATATATCATGTAGGAAATGAATATGAACATCTAATGATATATTTATAAAGTGTTACAGATGCATCAATACAGTTGATTCCCATTTCTAACTAACCATGAAATGCATCTACTTTCATCAGAGTACTTTTCTTATATTTCAAGAATGAATCAACCAATAAACATCTCaaattaaacaaataaaatgGTTTGTAATGATGATTTTTTTTGCCTCAAATTAGAGAAATATTCCATTTGTAATGTAGCCTTGTCAAATAGTACATTTAATGGTGGTTCTGCAAATTGCCACGATCTGCAAATACAGCTCCCGTTACTGCAACACATAATTAGTATAAATCATTCAATTTGCTTTTAAATCCCTCATGAACTGAGCGAAAAACAATTTACAGTGTGAAAAGAGAATCATGTTATTGAAATTTACtaattaagttttttttttttctttgaatTACTGTGATGTTTCACTTAAAGgaaaggattgtgtgtgtgtgtgtgtgtgtgtgtgtgtgtgtgtgtgtgtgtgtgtgtgtgtgtgtgtgtgtgtgtgtgtgtgtgtgtgtgtgtgtgtgtgtgtgtgtgtgtgtgtgcgtgcgcgcgtgtgggCGTGCTCAtgcgcattgtgtgtgtgtgtgtgtgtgtgtgtgtgtgtatgtgtgtgtgtgtgtgtgtgtgtgtgtgtgtgtgtgtgtgtgtgtgtgtgtgtgtgtgtgtgtgtgtgtgtgtgtgtgtgtgtgtgtgtgtgtgtgtgtgtgtgtgtgtgtgtgtgtgtgtgtgtgtgtgtgtgtgtgtgtgtgtgtgtgtgtgtgtgtgtgtgtgtgtgtgtgtgtgtgtgtgtgtgtgtgtgtgtgcgtgtcattgtgtgtgtgcgtgtgtgtgtgtacctgttttcaTGTGCCTGTCAAATATAAAAATACAAAGCAGAACATACtgtttggtcctttaaaaacctgctggatgtaaaatattgtgtgctataacATGGAAATTAAATAAATGTCACTCTGGGTGACAACATAATGGTATTTGTTTCCAACAtttgggctgttttcctaaagaagttaaatccgctttgtgttttgttACCTTGCCACGTTACTAATgagtatcgcgatactggtaCTGTCCCGGCCATACAGtacatatgtgtatatgtgtgtgtcgtATGTGTGTCTGACCATGTTTTGTATCTTTTCAGGGTAAAGAGTGGCTGTGTCTCAACTGCCAGATGCAGAGGGCTATGGGGGTATGGATGACCCTCCTATGATGGGCAAGGGCTCTGCCCCTCCTTCACCCTCAAGGAAAGACCCTGGAAAAGATGGCAAGAAGCCCAATCTACTGATTAAGCAGCAGAGCATCTCCGACAGAGGCTTAACCCTCCAACCACGCCCAAACAGAAATCCCCGGCTCATCTTCCCCGAAAGGCAGCCCCCAGCCCTCACCGGCCAAAGGTAAACAGGAGTCCAGCTTCTTCGGGGGGGCCTGGGGGCATCAGCCTAGGGGGCTCACCGATGTGGCCAAGCCTCCAGCCGCTGCCTCCCAGGCGGCCGAGTCCATCACGGGAACAATGTTCAGTGGCTTTGGTGGGTTCACTGGATCAGCCAAACCTGATCGGGCCAAAGCCGCTGCTGGTACCCAAAAAACAGCAGAGTCGGTGACGGGAAAGATGTTCAGCGGGTTCGGTGGTTTTACTGAGACAGCCAAGCCCCGGCGGCTGCCTCACAGATGTTTGGCTTTGGCTCGTCTATCTTGAGCTCGGCCACCAACCTCATGACCACCGACTCTGTGGACTCTGTGGATGAGAAAGCTGGTTCTCCTGCCGATTCTCCTGCCGGTTCTCCTGCCGGCTCTCCCCCAGACTCCCCTTCTCTGCCCCCGGTTCTCCCCTCGGTTCTCCCCCGGACTCTCCCTTCTCCGCTCCCGGGTCCCCCCGACTCAGACAGCCCTGACACCCCACCTGCCTCCAAGAAGGCCCCCAAACGTGCCGTCTCCCTGCTGAAGGACCAAAAGTCCATCGAAGCAGATCCCTCCGTGGAGCCTTTGAAAGCGGGGAGCCGCTCACTACGGCCACAGGCTCGGGGCCCATGAAAACTGTCCTCTGTGTAAGGTGGAGCTGAACGTTGAATCAGCAGACCCCCTAACTACAGCAACTGCACTGAGTGCAAGAAGAGTGTGTGCAACCTGTGTGGCTTCAACCCCACACCTCATCTTGGTGAGGTAAGACCAGTACAGCTTTCACTACTGCTAAAATATAAACAGTTCTGAAAGGTACACAAACCATACAAGGATTTCAGCCGTTTCCATTGTTACAGTAGGTGGGTTAGGGCTACAGTCTTCTGTACACTCCATGTTGTTCAGTCACTCACTGGCTATATAAAAACCACGTCTGCAGTCAATTTGGTTTCTATATCTTCCAATTGTAATCAGGACACAAATATTGACACCCTGTTTAAAGGTACCCTCTTACCATAAGTGAACCTGAACGTTGGTCACGGTCTTGGTGGTCATGACTGCTGCACATGTTTGACCTTTGAGGGAGTGGTTTGTGGTTGATGCGTTTAGCTTTCCCTAGCCTCCTAGCTGCCCTGTAGTCTAACTCTAAGCCATTGTGGGGCTAGGTTAATAAGGCTAAATGAATGCCATTTAAATGGCCATCTCATTATTGAGCGACATTTACACTTCAAAAGGCTGGCACTTGACTCTGTAATCtaagagaggggtgtgtgtgtgtgtgtgtgtgtgtgtgcgtgtgtgtgtgtgtgtgtgtgtgtgtgtgtgtgtgtgtgtgtgtgtgtgtgtgtgtgtgtgtgtgtgtgtgtgtgtgtgtgtgtgtgtgtgtgtgtgtgtgtgtgtgtgtgtgtgcgtgcgtgtgtgtgtgtgtgtgtgtgtgtgtgcgtgtggtcaTAGGGACCAAATACTCTTTAATTTCTCATCTTCCTAGGAGGTTATAAAGTGTTATTACTGGCGTGTCCCATTGACGCTGAATTAACATACATCACTTACATTCAGTTCCCAAGAACAGATGGTTTATGGGGTCATCAAATTATATTAATGGAAGAACTGCACAGAATTTCATTCAGTTCAGCGGATCAAAGCTCACTGTCAAACAGTATTGTGATGGGAAAATACAGCAGTAGCCGACTTAATGCTTGTCCACTGTGTAACTGCTGTATATTTTGGTTGACAGGTCAATAGGGTGTAATACGGGTAGCGTTGGTTTCTCAATTATAATAGCAAGTTTGGTTGAACTGTGACTAGATTGTCTTTGTTATCGACCATGTCTGGCTCGGCTTAGGAGCTACTCACAGTGTAAGTTGTTCAACCTTGAGTGAAAGCAGTGAACGTGTTGAAAGCAGGTATAGTTGAGCTCACGCGATGGCAGGTTTGGCGTAGCTTCACATGCTAGCTTCCCTATGCTAGTAGGTAGTTTAGTGTTTAGCGGTGTAGCGCGTGGCCAGTTCCCTTAGTAATCACGCTACTGGTCTATTTAAGGTGTTCCGGGAGATTAGGCAGTCTAACTCCTTGTCACACGGTGAGAACCATGACTCCACCACCACGCCCGACAAGATGGCCGCCACTCCATTATGAAACAACGTCACTGAAATGGCTCTCCATTTTCCCGTGGAGTTCATCATTTACGTTTAGGTTTATTTAACATTATTGTATGTAGAAACACATACACTGTGATGTCATACAGTACTTCAAAGGACAGTTAAAATAGAGGTAGATCCTCATGTATCTTTGTGTTGGCTTAGACAGCTAGTTACTACATACTACTATGTACCCTAAGGTTGTTACTAGTGTAACTACCTCATTACTACACAGGTGGCACTTACTTTACCTACTAATTTTAGGTCCTAGAGGAGCAAAGGCCCTCAGGTTACGGCCTCTGGACTACACAGGTCAACTCAATATAAAATGCTTCCAATATCATAGACTGGTATGTATCGCTGTGTTGTCGTACTGACCCATCTTTGGCAGTAATGAGGAGCAGTGTATTCCTCAAATGAAGTCCAAGGCACGGGAAATGTGTAATTACATTGGGGAGATCAGCATCCTATGTGATTATGCTCTTAGACGGCCTAATGAGCCAAAGATTAGGTGTCTCTGGACCAGTGTGTCTTAACACTGCAACCAATATACTTGTTGTGCTCAAaatcagggttgtgttcattaggcaccaaacggaagaaaactgaCTGAAATAGTGAGGGACTagctggacttgtccaataagaaatgctgaTTTTCATTTCCAATGCAAAACGCTTTGTGACAGTGTGCAAttatgaacacaacccaggtgcGGAGTATAACCGACAGAGATGAAATACCATCATGTTTCAGGGACTATGGAAATTCATCTTTACTCAGTCGAGAATGAATAGGACATTCTGATCATGGATTGAAAAGGTTCACTGAAAAACATACTAATTGAAAAAGTCCTCATTTCCTGATTTATACATGTTAAATTTCGATCCCAAACCTGATTTTAACTGAGCTGAAATTCAATTCAACCCAACCAGACATGCATCTAATCTGATCCAATCCATTCAAGGATGCTTCATGAAACTGAACTTGTTGATTGACGGAGAGCTACATAGAGCCCTGAGTCCTTTGTGATGAAGAGGAATAGATAGATGATGTGAGTCATTGGTCTAGGACAGAGCATGGTGCTGGATGGCCATGTGAACGAGGCTGCTCCTGCCCCAGTCTACCTACCTCAGTACACTGACTCATCCACCCTTTTCTCTGCTTCGTCAGCAGACATGCCTTGCCTCTGTCACTCTCCCAACACTTGCTCCGAGCTGAGgatttgtttgtgtgtatttgtttgtgtatttgtgtgtatttgtgtgtgtttgtgtgtgtgtttaggggttGTGTGTATGTTTAGGGGGGGTTGGTGCATGCATTGCATTGAATCTGAAGGAGCATTtatctgtgtgttggtgtttgtttggtgtgtgttgtgtgttgcttGCTGTGTAGGCGAGCTGTAGAAAAAGTAATCTCTGCTTCTTAAAAGGATTTAAAGGGCATCAGGAAGCCTGTCCCAGTCAGAAGAGGTGTCCCTTAACCTTCCTCAAtatgagcctctctctctctctctctctctcttctgttattATCTCTGTTCTTTTCTCTGTTTTCATGTTTATTTGAGTAAAGAACTGTACATATCAGATAATAAACTGAAAACAGGCCTGATGGAACCATTGACGGGAACCTTTCCTAAATGTTGATCAAACAaatgacattagaccagtggattATAATTCCTTTTTTTTGTCCGAATATTAGAATATTTTCTTGGAAATCTTTTGACAAATGGATGGGAACCtagcttctgtctctctgtccctctctctctcttactgtctctttcattttgtgttctgtccctctctctctcctactgtctctttcattttgttttctgtccctctctctctcttactgtctctttcattttgttttctgtccctctctctctcttactgtctctttcattttgttttctgtccctctctctctcttactgtgtctttcattttgttttctgtccctctctttctcttactgtctctttcatttttttgttttctgtcctctctctctctcttactgtctctttcattttgttttctgtccctctctctcctactgtctctttcattttgttttctgtccctctctctctcttactgtctctttcattttgttttctgtccctctctctctcttactgtctctttcattttgtttttgttttactgtctctttcctgtcctctctcttttactgtctctttcattttgttttctgtctcttcttttactgtctctttcattttgttttctgtccctctcactctcttactgtctctttcattttgttttctgtccctctctctctcttactgtccctctctcttacttctctttcattttgttttctgtccctctctctctcttactgtctctttcattttgttttctgtccctctctctctcttactgtctctttcattttgttttctgtcctctctctctccctcattttttATTTCTCTTCTACCCATcagctgatcaaatcaaatcaaagttgttatttagtagtttagatgttgttcTCAAGGATCTCTGGCTGTTCTGGCTCTACTGTTCTGCATCTACTGTTCTGGCTCTTCTGTTCTGGCTCTACTGTTCTGCCTCTACTGTTCTGCTCTACTGTTCTGCTCTactgttctgtctctactgttctgcCTCTCCTGTTCTGCCTCTACTGTTTGACAATATTTACTCTTGCT
It contains:
- the LOC121845020 gene encoding basic proline-rich protein-like yields the protein MFGSSFLSGANPLNAVSSMTSQVSSGMSSMSSEVTSMGSGVNMPSFGLFDKEEKPGEKPQGGPPGPGSKGPQQGGPRPPGPGQGPRPPGQQGPRPTGQGPLGQQGPRTPGPGQGPRPPGQQGPRPAGQGPPGQAQTPGQQGPRPPGQGPPGQQGPRPPVSGQGPPGQQGPRPPGQVPPGQQGPRPPGPGQGPPGQQGPPGPGAQSGGPAKAGGPPGPQGPGKPPGGGLCPLCKSTQLNVGSKEPPNFSNCTMCKNQVCSLCGFSPPDSEGKEWLCLNCQMQRAMGVWMTLL